CTCATAGTGCCATTTCCAATACGCGATGTGAATCTGGACCAACATGAATCCAAGTGAGAAGAGGTCACAGACTCGAAAAAATCTGAAAAAGCGGTTTCCAAATGAACAGAAACAACATTGGGAGGATTATTCAATTTTCTGAGTAACCCAGTTTTTGCAAGCCTTTCTTTGCTTCCTGATGAATGGTATTGATTTATTAATGCAATCTTTGTACACTAAGAATGTATGGTGAAAAACTGACTAATGTGATGGATTTTGCAACGATCGTTCGGAATTTATATATCCATCTATTTTAAAGCTCATTTCATAATACCCTGAGTCTCTTGAACCGTTATCTAAACTTCTGCAAGGCTCTTGGCGTTGTTTTCTTGGAGCTGCTGATTGATATAGTTAGGCCTGGTTCTTTGGAGCTCCTGAGCTGGGCATGCGCTGTAGATATTGAGGCGGCTATATAGTCGCCCATTGTCATTAGCTGAAAAACTTTTACTTGATTTGTCATAACGAGTTCAGTGAGTGGTAGTTCCATGTAGCAAATCTATTCTCGGAGGTAACAGATGGTAGAAAAGCAAGAAGCTCAGCAAATTCTGGAGAAAATGCTAGGAAAAGGGGTGTCATTTAGACCCGATCAGTGGGAGGCAGTAGACGCAGTTGTTAACGAACATCGTAAGGTTCTTCTTGTTCAGAAAACCGGCTGGGGAAAGAGCATAGTTTACTTTCTGTGTGCATATTTTCTGAGGAAAGAGTCAAAGGCTTTAGTATTGCTGGTAAGCCCATTATTATCATTGATGAGAAATCAGATCGACATGGCCAGGAGAATCGGAATCATAGCGGAGACTGTAAACAGTACAAACCCTGCTGAATGGGAAGAGATCCTAGAAAGGACAAAGAACAATGAAGTCGATATACTCCTAATTTCGCCAGAGAGACTTGGGAATAAGGGGTTTCTTGAGAGATTCGTCTCGCTCAACATAGGTCTCCTTGTAGTCGATGAAGTACACTGCATATCGGATTGGGGTCATGACTTCAGGCCGGATTATCGAAGAATTGTGCGCATAGTCTCAAATCTTCCGAAGGGTGCTCCATTGTTAGGAACAACTGCTACTGCCAATAACAGAGTAGTGAGAGACATTGAAGAGCAGTTTGGCAAAGATCTTCTTACCATTAGAGGTCCACTGAAGCGAGAAAGCTTGAAGCTTCAGGCAGTGAAACTTGCAGATCAGTCTGAAAGGCTTGCCTGGCTGGCTGAGAACTTACCCAACATTCCTGGGTCAGGAATTATCTATTGTTTGACGAAGATTGACTGTGAAAGAGTCGCCAGATGGCTCAAAGATAACAGTATAAACGCATCTTCATATCATGCGCAAATGAATAACGAAAGAAAAGAAGAGCTGGAAAAACTTCTGATGAAAAACGAGGTAAAAGCTCTGGTTAGTACGGTAGCTTTGGGTATGGGATACGACAAACCGGACATTGGATTTGTAATTCATTTTCAGACTCCGTCTTCGATAGTATCCTACTACCAGCAAATCGGGAGGGCAGGAAGATCAGTAGATTCTGCAGAAGTTATTCTTCTAGGGGGTAAGGAAGACGATGATATTCACTACTACTTCTTTGAAAGTGCTTTTCCTGAAAGGTCGATCATTGAAGCGCTCGTAGAACTGATTGGGCAATTTCCAAGAAGCAAAGTCGAGATAATGAGATCAGTAAACGCCAAATTGTCGGAAATCGATAAGTGTCTTAAGATTCTGGAAATTGATGGTGTCATTACGAAGAATGGCTCCAAATACATTAGAACTGTAAACAAGTGGAGCCCTGAAAGTGAAAGGTGGAAGAGAATTACTCACCAGAGAATTCAAGAGTACAATGACGTGAAGGCGTTGTTCGATATGAAAGGATGCCTTATGAAATAT
The Mesotoga infera DNA segment above includes these coding regions:
- a CDS encoding RecQ family ATP-dependent DNA helicase, which gives rise to MVEKQEAQQILEKMLGKGVSFRPDQWEAVDAVVNEHRKVLLVQKTGWGKSIVYFLCAYFLRKESKALVLLVSPLLSLMRNQIDMARRIGIIAETVNSTNPAEWEEILERTKNNEVDILLISPERLGNKGFLERFVSLNIGLLVVDEVHCISDWGHDFRPDYRRIVRIVSNLPKGAPLLGTTATANNRVVRDIEEQFGKDLLTIRGPLKRESLKLQAVKLADQSERLAWLAENLPNIPGSGIIYCLTKIDCERVARWLKDNSINASSYHAQMNNERKEELEKLLMKNEVKALVSTVALGMGYDKPDIGFVIHFQTPSSIVSYYQQIGRAGRSVDSAEVILLGGKEDDDIHYYFFESAFPERSIIEALVELIGQFPRSKVEIMRSVNAKLSEIDKCLKILEIDGVITKNGSKYIRTVNKWSPESERWKRITHQRIQEYNDVKALFDMKGCLMKYVVSKLDDNLSEDCGKCCNCAGDFRSRVANPQLVQKAAKFLKNRFVRIEPRKRFPHRFENMIQIPEHFRCEVGYSLSIYGDAGWGRMVKEDKYERGSFRSDLVAASKNLITDYWSPKPFPEIVVSVPSLRRPYLVSRFAGALAREIGLSYMADCVVKKKETQEQKAMKNSSMQFENVISAFDVSLDLGGKRVLLVDDLVDSRWTFTVIAYLLKKKNAGEIYPFALSASWEGGYDDDES